From Bacteroidales bacterium, one genomic window encodes:
- a CDS encoding UDP-N-acetylmuramoyl-tripeptide--D-alanyl-D-alanine ligase translates to MVSDISKLYEIFLDHPHISTDSRNVSPGSIFFALKGEHFNGNIYAAKALESGASYAVIDQNEFAADSRFIIVDDVLTSLQMLARYHRDQLVIPIIGITGSNGKTTTKELTGNVLAGKMNAYWTKGNLNNHIGVPLSVLSINRDTEIAVIEMGANHCGEIASLCQIADPNFGIITNIGKAHLQGFGGYEGVIRAKSELYDHIRQHGGKLFVNEDDQLLLNLSKGIETITYGICNEASLPGDIISEFPFLSVRIDFHGSPVSISSQLIGSYNFHNIMAAACIGNYFGVSPKKIKDAIEGYNPENNRSQFIRTDRNHIVMDAYNANPSSMEAAITHFAKFPDDRKVLILGDMLELGEESLPEHRRILELALQSGAGQVILIGEIFNQVCNDDRITTFTTSDQAISKLSEQPLTGKTILLKGSRGIRLEKLLAIL, encoded by the coding sequence ATGGTATCCGATATCAGCAAGTTGTATGAAATATTTTTAGATCACCCTCATATTTCAACCGACTCAAGAAATGTTTCTCCTGGCAGTATATTCTTTGCTTTAAAAGGTGAACATTTCAATGGAAATATTTATGCGGCCAAAGCGCTTGAAAGCGGCGCCTCCTATGCCGTTATTGATCAAAATGAATTTGCTGCTGACAGCAGATTTATTATCGTGGACGATGTGCTGACTTCACTGCAAATGCTGGCACGTTATCACCGGGATCAACTTGTAATCCCAATCATTGGGATCACGGGATCCAATGGAAAAACAACCACCAAAGAGCTTACAGGAAATGTATTGGCAGGAAAAATGAATGCCTACTGGACAAAAGGAAACCTGAATAACCATATCGGTGTTCCGCTTTCGGTACTTTCGATAAATAGGGATACCGAAATAGCTGTAATTGAGATGGGCGCCAATCACTGTGGTGAAATCGCCTCGCTATGTCAGATAGCTGACCCAAATTTCGGAATCATCACAAACATTGGAAAGGCACACCTTCAAGGCTTCGGAGGATATGAGGGTGTGATCAGGGCAAAATCTGAACTTTATGATCATATCAGGCAACATGGAGGAAAACTATTTGTAAATGAAGATGACCAGTTGCTTTTAAATTTGTCCAAAGGGATCGAAACAATCACCTATGGCATTTGCAATGAAGCCTCTTTACCAGGGGATATTATCAGCGAATTCCCTTTTCTGTCGGTACGAATTGATTTTCACGGGAGCCCGGTTTCAATCAGTTCCCAATTGATTGGCAGTTACAACTTTCACAACATCATGGCGGCGGCTTGCATCGGCAATTATTTTGGCGTTTCACCCAAGAAAATAAAAGATGCCATTGAAGGATACAATCCCGAAAACAATCGCTCGCAATTTATCCGGACTGACCGCAACCACATTGTGATGGATGCTTATAATGCCAATCCATCGAGTATGGAAGCAGCGATTACGCATTTTGCAAAATTCCCGGATGACAGGAAAGTACTGATCCTTGGTGATATGCTTGAATTGGGTGAAGAAAGCCTGCCGGAGCACCGTCGAATTCTTGAACTTGCTCTGCAGTCAGGAGCCGGGCAGGTAATCCTGATCGGGGAAATTTTCAACCAGGTGTGTAACGATGATCGGATCACTACTTTTACCACCAGTGATCAAGCCATCAGCAAGTTAAGTGAACAACCTTTGACTGGAAAAACAATCTTACTAAAAGGCTCCCGGGGAATCCGGCTGGAGAAATTGCTCGCCATTCTGTAA
- a CDS encoding PorP/SprF family type IX secretion system membrane protein, with protein sequence MIKIKEIGFILVIFFIVLNAALSQDFPYSQFYANPLYLNPALAGTEYCPRITTNYRNQWPSLPGTFVAYSASFDRFSEFFNGGLGLQINYDKQGEAAINNLLVSGMYAYRLTISRSVEANLALQAGYGQRSADWNELLLPSGLTGGQSPAPEEFNGNVNYVDFGGGFLMGIGEKYFLGGAVHHVTQPNIGFFENQEHILGMKITIHAGANFGQEDRYRRSYGSSLEVSPNILYQQQHGYKHLNAGSYFSLSPFVLGLWFRHAFENSDAVIILLGLQQDQYRFGYSYDYTVSQLSNAAGGAHEVSFSYIFPCDKKSKRPRAIKCPSF encoded by the coding sequence ATGATAAAAATCAAAGAAATAGGCTTCATACTGGTTATTTTTTTCATCGTTCTGAATGCTGCCCTTTCGCAGGATTTTCCTTATTCCCAGTTTTATGCCAATCCGCTTTATCTTAATCCAGCCCTTGCAGGCACTGAATATTGCCCGAGAATCACCACAAACTACCGCAATCAATGGCCTTCACTACCAGGTACTTTCGTGGCTTATAGTGCTTCTTTCGATCGTTTTTCCGAATTTTTTAACGGCGGGCTTGGGCTCCAGATCAATTACGACAAGCAAGGTGAAGCGGCCATCAATAATTTACTGGTTTCGGGAATGTATGCTTATCGGCTCACAATCAGCCGTAGTGTGGAGGCCAACCTTGCCCTTCAGGCCGGTTATGGTCAACGAAGTGCTGACTGGAATGAATTACTGCTTCCGTCCGGTTTGACCGGTGGCCAGTCGCCGGCTCCGGAAGAGTTTAACGGGAATGTGAACTATGTTGATTTTGGAGGAGGTTTTCTTATGGGAATCGGGGAGAAATATTTTCTTGGTGGCGCTGTCCATCACGTTACCCAGCCCAACATTGGTTTTTTCGAAAATCAGGAGCATATTTTAGGGATGAAAATTACAATACACGCCGGGGCAAACTTTGGACAGGAGGACCGCTACCGGCGATCTTACGGCTCCAGTCTTGAGGTTTCACCTAATATTCTTTACCAGCAACAACATGGCTATAAGCATTTGAATGCAGGTAGCTATTTTTCGCTGTCTCCATTTGTGTTGGGACTTTGGTTTCGCCATGCATTTGAAAACAGTGATGCAGTCATCATTTTATTAGGGTTACAGCAAGATCAGTATCGTTTCGGATATAGTTATGACTATACCGTGTCGCAACTATCGAATGCTGCAGGAGGAGCACATGAAGTTTCGTTTTCGTATATTTTCCCATGCGACAAAAAAAGTAAAAGACCCAGAGCAATAAAGTGTCCGAGTTTTTAG
- a CDS encoding sterol desaturase family protein, with translation MAWYFALLIVIGAFFFMEFTAWFTHKYVMHGFLWVLHRDHHERDGRKYEWNDVFALMFAVPSVLLIYFGYANFDYRFWIGVGIFVYGLAYFLFHDVYVHQRVKMLKGLRNRYLDATVKAHLDHHGPMFYGNYGFLVAPFKYYIEVFSNKSKEEK, from the coding sequence ATGGCTTGGTATTTTGCACTGCTGATTGTGATCGGCGCTTTCTTTTTCATGGAGTTTACCGCATGGTTCACACACAAATATGTGATGCATGGTTTTCTTTGGGTTCTTCACCGCGATCACCATGAGCGCGACGGCCGTAAATACGAGTGGAATGATGTGTTTGCGCTAATGTTTGCCGTGCCCAGCGTTCTGCTGATTTATTTTGGTTATGCCAATTTTGATTATCGCTTCTGGATAGGTGTCGGCATTTTCGTTTATGGTTTGGCTTACTTTCTTTTTCATGATGTGTATGTGCATCAGCGGGTGAAGATGCTGAAAGGTCTTAGAAACCGTTACCTCGATGCTACTGTGAAAGCCCACCTTGATCATCATGGCCCAATGTTTTATGGAAATTATGGATTTCTCGTTGCCCCATTCAAGTA
- a CDS encoding agmatine deiminase family protein, which translates to MKPLLSLRLAIFILLTINLSAFAQKPGETNPPGLKHWMTGEELSRKNEIGKGFVASDEPTQPIQALSEFGRKKGVLIRYPFGISYALIKEMSMEAIVYTIVSNQTQENTVRTAYTQNGVNLSNCEFIHAPTNSYWTRDYGPFFIATGNEKISIVDFPYNRPRPYDDAIPAQMANYLGLDLYNMNVIHTGGNYMTDGMGVAASTDLVLTENPTLTQAQINQRMNEYLGITTYYVVPDPNNTYIDHIDCWAKFLDVDKILIQQVPPTHPQYSAIEAAAAYWSQQTSSYGTPYQIFRVNTPNNEPYTNSLILNKKVLVPIKNTSNDAPALAVYQQAMPGYTVLGFTGSWESTDALHCRAKEVPDPGMLQIRHKPLHGSQLERNQHTLTAEIVPYSGQSLKADSLFINYSYDGSQYNQAVLNSSGNFTFTGQIPFAPAGSEVKYFLSAADNSGRRENHPFIGQPDPHHFQIIETLKQQLPLHQNWTAISTHLLPYDDLEFIFAPVLDELIFVQNGSEIWWPEMGINTITGWDEKDCLVVKLAQPGQIEVLALEEAGKSFALSQGWNVMPVLSTDEVNIEQLFLTNINKVIVVKELAGYGVFWPEKQINTIGTLIPGKVYQVKVTEGIEVTFPE; encoded by the coding sequence ATGAAGCCACTGCTTTCTTTACGTTTAGCCATTTTCATTCTTTTGACAATTAACTTATCAGCCTTTGCCCAGAAACCTGGTGAAACCAATCCTCCCGGGTTGAAGCACTGGATGACAGGGGAAGAGTTGTCTCGTAAAAATGAAATCGGAAAAGGATTTGTGGCATCTGACGAACCCACCCAGCCCATCCAGGCACTCAGCGAATTTGGCCGTAAAAAGGGAGTGCTGATCAGATACCCGTTCGGGATTTCTTACGCGCTCATCAAAGAAATGTCGATGGAAGCTATTGTTTACACCATCGTCAGTAACCAGACGCAGGAAAATACAGTTCGCACCGCTTACACCCAAAATGGGGTCAACCTGTCCAATTGCGAATTCATCCATGCACCTACAAATAGCTATTGGACCCGGGATTACGGGCCATTTTTTATCGCAACTGGAAATGAAAAGATATCCATCGTAGATTTCCCCTATAACCGCCCCCGTCCCTATGATGATGCCATTCCGGCCCAGATGGCAAATTACCTGGGATTGGACCTTTACAATATGAACGTCATTCACACTGGGGGGAACTATATGACTGATGGTATGGGTGTTGCCGCTTCAACTGACCTTGTATTGACCGAAAACCCGACACTGACGCAGGCGCAAATCAATCAGAGAATGAACGAATATTTGGGCATAACCACCTATTATGTAGTTCCCGACCCCAACAATACTTACATTGACCATATTGACTGCTGGGCAAAGTTTCTTGATGTGGATAAGATCCTGATCCAGCAGGTGCCGCCCACACATCCTCAATATAGTGCCATCGAAGCTGCTGCTGCTTACTGGAGCCAGCAAACTTCTTCCTATGGAACTCCTTATCAGATTTTCAGGGTGAACACGCCGAACAATGAGCCTTACACCAATTCCTTAATCCTGAATAAAAAAGTGCTTGTCCCGATAAAGAATACATCAAATGATGCTCCTGCCCTGGCTGTCTATCAGCAGGCGATGCCGGGTTATACTGTTCTTGGTTTTACCGGAAGTTGGGAGTCCACCGATGCCCTGCACTGCCGCGCCAAAGAGGTGCCTGACCCGGGGATGTTGCAAATCCGTCACAAACCGCTACATGGCAGTCAGCTCGAAAGAAACCAACATACCCTGACTGCTGAAATTGTTCCTTACAGCGGCCAGTCTCTCAAAGCTGATTCCCTGTTCATCAATTACAGCTATGATGGAAGTCAGTACAACCAAGCGGTGCTTAACAGTTCGGGAAATTTCACTTTTACCGGCCAGATTCCCTTCGCCCCGGCCGGATCTGAGGTAAAATATTTTCTCTCAGCAGCAGACAATTCAGGACGACGTGAAAATCATCCGTTTATCGGGCAGCCTGACCCGCACCATTTTCAAATCATTGAAACCCTGAAGCAGCAACTGCCTCTCCACCAAAACTGGACAGCCATCTCTACACATCTTCTTCCTTATGATGATCTTGAATTCATTTTTGCACCGGTGCTCGATGAGTTGATTTTTGTCCAAAACGGCAGTGAAATCTGGTGGCCTGAAATGGGAATCAATACGATTACAGGTTGGGATGAGAAGGATTGCCTGGTAGTGAAATTGGCGCAACCCGGCCAAATAGAAGTGCTTGCATTGGAAGAAGCAGGAAAAAGTTTTGCTCTTTCTCAGGGATGGAATGTGATGCCCGTTCTTTCGACGGATGAAGTAAACATTGAGCAACTTTTTTTAACTAACATAAATAAAGTAATTGTGGTTAAAGAATTGGCCGGTTACGGTGTGTTCTGGCCCGAAAAGCAGATCAATACCATCGGTACCCTGATTCCAGGTAAGGTTTACCAGGTAAAGGTTACAGAAGGAATTGAAGTAACGTTTCCGGAATGA
- a CDS encoding anhydro-N-acetylmuramic acid kinase, whose product MRKYRVIGLMSGTSLDGVDLAFCEFTFATGKWKFTIPVAVTYSYPEEWKQKLALAHGLTAEGLARLNVDYGKFLGKLLNQFIKQHHLSPDLIASHGHTVFHRPETGFTLQIGSGPEIAAQTGITTVCDFRSQDVALGGQGAPLVPLGDKLLFGEYDFCLNLGGFSNISFDENGLRKAYDICPVNIILNRLAQSLGHEFDTDGKLAASGTIHLGLLEALNNLDFYVQPAPKSLGREWVEMVFVPVLDPFELAVHDQLRTVSEHIAVQISRQTQRKPDGKLFVTGGGAKNVFLMNRIKALTGHQIIVPNEKIIDFKEALIFAFLGLLRYKSKFNCLASVTGAARDHSSGAIYSG is encoded by the coding sequence ATGAGAAAATACAGGGTCATCGGCCTGATGTCAGGTACTTCGCTGGATGGAGTGGATCTGGCTTTCTGTGAATTCACCTTTGCTACCGGTAAATGGAAGTTCACGATCCCAGTTGCAGTAACTTATTCTTATCCTGAAGAATGGAAACAAAAGCTTGCATTAGCACACGGTTTAACGGCTGAGGGATTGGCCAGGCTAAATGTTGATTATGGAAAATTCCTTGGGAAATTGTTAAACCAATTCATAAAGCAACATCATCTCTCGCCTGACCTCATCGCTTCACATGGCCACACTGTTTTTCACCGGCCAGAAACCGGTTTTACACTTCAAATTGGCAGCGGACCTGAAATTGCGGCACAAACCGGCATTACAACCGTTTGTGATTTCCGGTCTCAGGATGTGGCATTGGGCGGACAGGGAGCCCCATTGGTTCCGCTTGGAGATAAACTGCTCTTTGGTGAATATGACTTTTGCCTGAACCTCGGCGGGTTTTCCAACATTTCATTTGATGAAAATGGATTGAGAAAGGCCTATGATATTTGCCCGGTAAACATTATCCTGAACAGGTTGGCGCAGTCATTAGGCCACGAGTTTGACACAGATGGGAAACTGGCCGCTTCCGGAACCATCCATCTGGGATTGCTCGAAGCACTGAATAATCTGGATTTTTACGTTCAGCCGGCGCCAAAATCATTGGGAAGAGAATGGGTGGAAATGGTTTTTGTTCCTGTTTTAGACCCATTTGAATTAGCTGTTCATGATCAGCTAAGAACTGTTTCAGAGCATATTGCAGTACAAATCTCCCGTCAAACACAACGTAAGCCCGATGGGAAGTTGTTTGTAACCGGCGGAGGGGCAAAAAATGTATTCCTCATGAATAGAATCAAGGCATTGACAGGTCATCAGATTATCGTCCCAAATGAAAAAATCATTGATTTTAAAGAGGCATTGATCTTTGCTTTTCTTGGGTTACTGCGTTACAAAAGTAAGTTCAATTGCCTTGCTTCGGTTACTGGCGCTGCCCGTGACCACTCCTCCGGCGCAATTTATTCCGGTTAG
- a CDS encoding SUMF1/EgtB/PvdO family nonheme iron enzyme, with translation MFKNQQLLILVLVLSVGILLPSCKGIFGSKNKVSPTTGWEYNDPQNGGFEVSKYNEQETGPGLVFIEGGTFVMGQSDEDVFYEYNNPPRRITVRSFYMDETEVTNLDYLEYLYWLQRVFVSYPEVYRKALPDTLVWRERLAYNEPLSSLYLRHPAYHNYPVVGVSWVQANDYCTWRSDRVNEMLLIRQGILSQNPDQQDQDNFNTEAYLTGNYDGLVNRPLQDLSPSGTGERRVRLEDGIMLPKYRLPTEAEWEYAALGLVASYENIAQRRIYPWDGRMLRNTDEKSAYGEYRDNFKRGRGDYMGVAGALNDGADITAPVGTFAPNDYGLYNMAGNVAEWVSDVYRPLSHQDVSDFSPYRGNVFTKLKMEDGIPAEKDSLGRMRYDTITVNDAANRTNYRQADNRDYLDGDQMSVIDRQKWMSNPELGANDTTARMYDYGRSSLINNNARVVKGGSWRDGSYYLSPGVRRYLDQESATNYIGFRCAMDRVGGPIPSK, from the coding sequence ATGTTCAAAAATCAGCAGTTATTAATCCTTGTTTTGGTATTGTCTGTTGGCATTCTTCTCCCTTCCTGTAAAGGTATTTTCGGGAGCAAAAATAAAGTTTCACCAACAACCGGATGGGAATACAATGACCCACAAAATGGCGGATTTGAAGTTTCCAAATACAACGAGCAGGAAACCGGTCCGGGTTTAGTTTTTATAGAAGGTGGAACATTTGTTATGGGTCAAAGCGATGAGGATGTATTTTATGAATACAATAATCCACCCCGCAGGATCACAGTTCGCTCATTTTACATGGACGAAACCGAAGTGACCAACCTTGATTACCTTGAGTATCTTTACTGGTTGCAACGGGTGTTTGTGAGTTATCCGGAGGTTTACCGCAAAGCACTTCCCGACACATTGGTATGGCGCGAACGGTTAGCCTACAACGAACCTCTTTCAAGTCTTTATCTGCGCCACCCTGCATATCACAACTATCCGGTTGTTGGTGTAAGTTGGGTTCAGGCCAATGATTACTGTACCTGGCGTTCCGACAGGGTTAACGAAATGTTGCTCATCCGTCAGGGCATATTGTCCCAAAATCCCGACCAGCAGGATCAGGATAATTTCAATACAGAAGCTTACCTTACCGGTAACTATGACGGCCTTGTGAATCGTCCACTTCAGGACCTGAGTCCAAGCGGAACCGGTGAACGGCGTGTAAGGCTTGAAGATGGAATTATGCTTCCCAAATACAGGTTGCCAACGGAAGCTGAATGGGAATATGCTGCACTTGGTCTTGTGGCAAGTTACGAAAACATTGCCCAACGGAGAATATACCCATGGGATGGCCGCATGTTAAGAAATACAGATGAGAAGAGCGCTTATGGCGAGTACAGGGATAATTTTAAGCGGGGACGTGGCGATTACATGGGCGTAGCCGGTGCTCTTAACGATGGAGCAGACATTACCGCTCCGGTAGGTACCTTTGCCCCCAATGATTATGGTCTTTATAACATGGCCGGAAACGTAGCCGAGTGGGTATCGGATGTTTACCGCCCACTGAGCCATCAGGACGTGTCGGATTTCAGTCCCTATCGTGGTAATGTATTTACAAAACTGAAAATGGAGGATGGCATTCCTGCAGAAAAGGACAGCCTCGGCCGAATGCGGTATGATACCATCACGGTGAATGATGCCGCTAACCGCACCAACTATCGTCAGGCCGATAACAGGGATTATCTCGACGGTGATCAGATGTCGGTGATTGACAGACAAAAATGGATGTCAAACCCGGAATTGGGTGCAAATGATACTACTGCAAGAATGTATGACTATGGCAGGTCATCACTTATCAATAATAACGCCCGCGTGGTTAAAGGGGGTTCGTGGAGAGATGGCTCATATTATCTGAGCCCTGGTGTCAGAAGGTACCTTGACCAGGAGTCTGCCACCAACTATATTGGATTCAGATGCGCCATGGATAGGGTAGGCGGGCCAATCCCAAGTAAATAA